Part of the Bacillus alveayuensis genome, CTGTCGGTCCAAAAGTAATGGCAAAATCAGCCATTAATGGAGCAACAAGCATTAAGAGAACGACACTAACCGTCCCTCCACAAAAAGAGGCAATGGCGGCAATCGCCAAAGCTTTTCCTGCCTTTCCTTGCTTTGCTAAAGGATACCCATCAAATGCTGTTGCTACTGTTCCAGAAATTCCAGGTGCATTTAGTAGAATCGAAGAAGTTGAACCACCAAATACAGCACCATAATAGACACCTGCCATTAAAATTAACGCTGAAGCAGGATTCATGCCGTAGCTAAGAGGAATCATGATAGCAATTGCGCTGATTGGTCCAAGTCCCGGTAGCATGCCAATAATCGTACCAGCCAATACTCCTATAAACGCAAAAACAATATTTTCCCAAGACAATGCAACTTGAAACCCGTATATGAGACTGTCAAAGTAGTCCATGTTGTCTCCTCCTTAGAAAGGTAAAATGCCTTGTGGCAAATAGATGTTAAGCAAATAGTTAAAGGAAAAATAAATAGTAAGAGAAAACAATATAGAAACGAGAAAATTTACTTTCCAGTTACAATATCCTAATCTTCTTGTCATAACCAGTAAAAAAGCAATAGTCGTTAAGACAAACCCAATCACTTCAAGAAATAAAATATATAGTAAAATCATTCCTAAAACGGAAAGAAGTAAAATGAAATCTTCTCTTTTGATATTACGCTTTTCTTTTTGGAATTCGGTCTCAACACTTTTTTCAAAGAATAAAGAAATCGATAAAAACAGCAAAAGAAAGCCTAAACCTTTTGGAAGAACATCCGAATCAACAATCGCATATGGAAATTCAGGCAACTGAAAACTCAAAAACAAATAGCCAGCTGCAAAGATAAATAAAACAACTGCAATCTTTCGGTTAAGCGAATGTAGGATCATGAATATCACCTCTTTCTTTTTGTTAAGGGGTCTGTCCCTCACTACAGTAGTGCGTTAAAGAGAATGAGAAGGGGACAGGCCCCATTATGGTAATGCTTTAAACATAGACGGGCCCCATGCTATTTGACTAATCCAATTTCTTCCATGAGCGCTTTCATGGTGTTGTATTCGTTATCGAGATGAGCTTTAAATTCTTCACTTGACATGAAGTTGTCAGTCCAACCAAAGTTATCACGTTGTTCTTGCCATGTTTCTGTCTCCATCATTTTTTGAATGGCATTTTCATAATATTTCACGGCAGCTTCATCCATTTCCGGTGGCCCCATAAAACCACGCCATACGATAAACTCATCATCAATTCCTTGTTCTTTTAGAGTTGGGAATTCAGAAACAGTTTCACCGTCAAGTCGTTCCGGAGCTGTAATCGCTAAAACCTTTACTTTTCCAGCTCTGGCTTGTTCTGTTGCTTCAGCTAGTCCAGTTGAGTAAACATCAACTTTTCCTCCAAGCAACATGCTCATTCCGTTCCCATCTTGTGCAGATACATATTTTAATTGAGTAACATCAACACCTGCCGCTTTAACTGCCTTAACGAACACTAAATGGTCCATACTTCCAGGTGCTGAATCGCCTACAACCGAGACAGATTTCGGATCTTTCTTTAATGCTTCAACTAAATCATTCATCGAGTTAAATTGAGAGTCTGCACTTACAATAAATGCTGCATAATCAGCAATAACACCTGCAATCGGAGTGAAATCATTATGATCTAAGTCGGATTGTCCATTTAGAGGAACAAATAAAATTGGTGGAGATGTTACAAACATCGTGTGATTGTCACCTTTTTTACCATGTACATATGCCCAACCGACTGCTCCACCGCCACCTGGTTTATTAACTACAGCCATTCGTTGATTAATAATCTTCTCTTCTTCCAGTACTTTTGCCACTGTACGTGCTGTCGTGTCCCATCCACCTCCAGGACCTGCAGGAGCAATTACTTCAATTGGCTTTTTAGGTTGGAAATCTTCGCTGCTTCCATTAGTGGATGATGTTGTCTCACTATTTCCCCCACAAGCTGCTAACATGAAAACAAAGAATAAAGCTATTAACCTCATAGTAAACTTAACCATTCAAAAACCCCCTTTTTGTTTTGATAACGCTTTCATGATAAACCCTAAACTTCATAGAGTGAATATTCTGAAAAATAGTTGCATTTTGTTTTTTATGCATATTTTGTTCATAAAGTTTATCGGGTCTGCACCACTAGCGTTGTATAAGTGTAAAATTAGCGTTTTGGCGTTAAAGACGATGATAAAACCCCCCACTTACAAAAAACCATAGTATCAATAAGAGACTCTTCACGTAATATTTTCTCGATTTTGTGTAATATTCTCACGTTTTCGTGTCGTAATCTTTCGGTTTGGGTAAATATTTTCTCGGTTTCGGCAGTAATCCCTCTGTTTGGGCGGAAAATCTCTCGGTTTGGGTGGAAAATCTCTCGGTTTGAGCGGAAAATCTCTCGGTTTGGCGCAATGATCTCCCAGTTTCGGGTGATAGCTATTTTACTCTTGCCATGAATCCCTTATACCTAGGAAAAATACCTGTCACGCCCAAGTTCCCACAAAGTCTTGGTGTGGCAATAATCATCTTACCAGGGTGAGAGACCTTTTTTCATGTTTCCTGCTTGGGAGCCTACCGCGCTTCGCTAGGTGGCCCCGATGAGAGGGATTACAAACATGTGTTCCTAACCCTTTCATCGGGGAACTTCTAAGATTTCTCCCACAAACATTTTACTCACATTTTTTACAATAATATATTGATTCTAACGTTACGTAAGGTTATAAGATGAGACTAAGAGGGAAAGAAATCATACAGCATCCTGATTCAAAATGGCGAACGTAAAGGAGTGATCCATTGTGGAGAATTTTGAAAAAGATCAAACTTCATGGCTAAATTTTAAAAAGTTGATAAAAATGACTAACCCTCCTTTCTGGCTTTTTGTTGCGGCAATCGCATTAAGTCTTTTGGAAGCAGCTACAGGATTAGTCGTTCCGATCTTTACGCGGGATTTAATTGATCGTTTTTCAACTTCAAACATTGATTTTCATTTAATCTTTTTATTGATTGCAGTTTTTATTTTTCAGTCGGCCACATCAGGCTTCTCGTATTATCTTATGTCTTATATTGGCGAATACATTGTGGCAAAAATCCGTTCCAAACTTTGGAACCATGTGCTGTATTTGCCGATTCCATATTTTGACCGCCATGAATCTGGGGAATTGATGAGCCGCATAACACAGGACACTTATACAGTAAAGTCGCTCGTGACCGAGCATTTTGCTAATTTCGTTTCAGGAATTGTTACGGTCTTAGGGGCTGTCGCTATTTTAATTATCATTGATTGGAAAATGACGCTCATTCTGTTTATTTTTGTACCGCTTGCAATCATATTGGTTCTTCCACTTGGACAGAAAATCTATAAAATTTCCATGCAAACCCAAGACGAAATGGCCACTTTCAGCGGCAATCTAGGCCGCGTGCTGAGCGATATCCGGCTGGTAAAATCAAACATTGCCGAGCCTGTCGAAAAGGAAAACGGAAACAAAAAAATTCAGCAGTTGTTCCGATTCGGCTTGAAGGAAGCAAAAATCCAAGCGATTGTGTCACCTTTAATGGCTACAATTATTATGGCGGTGTTAGTCGTCATTATCGGCTATGGAGGAATTCGTGTTGCCGCAGGAGAATTATCTGCCGGTTCGCTCGTTGCCATCATTATATATATGGTGCAAATTATTGTACCGTTTAGCCAAATGGCAGGATTCTTTACAGCTTTCCAAAAGGCAATGGGTGCGACAGAACGAATTCATCAGCTTTTGGATACAGAAACAGAATATAATAATGGAAACACAAGCATTGATGTTCATAAACCGATCGTGTTTCAAAACATATCGTTTGCTTATGAAAAAGGAAAAACGATTTTGCAAAACATTCATTTTGAAGTGAAGCCCGGCCAAACCGTCGCGATCGTCGGACCAAGCGGTGCTGGGAAAACAACTATTTTTTCCCTCATTGAACGGTTCTATCAGCCAACAAACGGGGCAATAAAATTAGGGAATACCGACATTCGCGAATTTCCGCTTTTTGAGTGGCGCCAACAGATCGGTTACGTTTCCCAAGAAAGCCCGATTATGTCTGGCACGATTCGTGAAAATATTTGCTACGGGCTAAATCGTACAGTAAGCGAAGAAGAAGTGAGAAAAGCAGCGCAATTGGCCAATGCAGATGAATTTATCGAACAAATGCAAGACGGCTATGACACAGAAGTGGGTGAACGAGGAATCAAACTATCCGGAGGACAGCGTCAGCGCATTGCCATCGCGAGGGCACTGTTGAGAAATCCAAAAATTCTGCTGCTGGATGAAGCTACATCCAATTTAGACAGCAACTCCGAGCAAAAAGTGCAAAACGCTCTCCTTCATCTTATGAAAAATCGTACAACATTTGTCATCGCCCATCGACTTTCAACGATTATTAATGCAGATTTAATCATCATCCTCGAAAAGGGTAAAATTACCGGTCA contains:
- a CDS encoding putative tricarboxylic transport membrane protein (product_source=KO:K07795; cath_funfam=3.40.190.10; cleavage_site_network=SignalP-noTM; cog=COG3181; ko=KO:K07795; pfam=PF03401; superfamily=53850), producing the protein MVKFTMRLIALFFVFMLAACGGNSETTSSTNGSSEDFQPKKPIEVIAPAGPGGGWDTTARTVAKVLEEEKIINQRMAVVNKPGGGGAVGWAYVHGKKGDNHTMFVTSPPILFVPLNGQSDLDHNDFTPIAGVIADYAAFIVSADSQFNSMNDLVEALKKDPKSVSVVGDSAPGSMDHLVFVKAVKAAGVDVTQLKYVSAQDGNGMSMLLGGKVDVYSTGLAEATEQARAGKVKVLAITAPERLDGETVSEFPTLKEQGIDDEFIVWRGFMGPPEMDEAAVKYYENAIQKMMETETWQEQRDNFGWTDNFMSSEEFKAHLDNEYNTMKALMEEIGLVK
- a CDS encoding ATP-binding cassette subfamily B protein AbcA/BmrA (product_source=KO:K18104; cath_funfam=1.20.1560.10,3.40.50.300; cog=COG1132; ko=KO:K18104; pfam=PF00005,PF00664; smart=SM00382; superfamily=52540,90123; transmembrane_helix_parts=Inside_1_25,TMhelix_26_48,Outside_49_62,TMhelix_63_85,Inside_86_140,TMhelix_141_163,Outside_164_166,TMhelix_167_184,Inside_185_246,TMhelix_247_269,Outside_270_283,TMhelix_284_306,Inside_307_584); translated protein: MENFEKDQTSWLNFKKLIKMTNPPFWLFVAAIALSLLEAATGLVVPIFTRDLIDRFSTSNIDFHLIFLLIAVFIFQSATSGFSYYLMSYIGEYIVAKIRSKLWNHVLYLPIPYFDRHESGELMSRITQDTYTVKSLVTEHFANFVSGIVTVLGAVAILIIIDWKMTLILFIFVPLAIILVLPLGQKIYKISMQTQDEMATFSGNLGRVLSDIRLVKSNIAEPVEKENGNKKIQQLFRFGLKEAKIQAIVSPLMATIIMAVLVVIIGYGGIRVAAGELSAGSLVAIIIYMVQIIVPFSQMAGFFTAFQKAMGATERIHQLLDTETEYNNGNTSIDVHKPIVFQNISFAYEKGKTILQNIHFEVKPGQTVAIVGPSGAGKTTIFSLIERFYQPTNGAIKLGNTDIREFPLFEWRQQIGYVSQESPIMSGTIRENICYGLNRTVSEEEVRKAAQLANADEFIEQMQDGYDTEVGERGIKLSGGQRQRIAIARALLRNPKILLLDEATSNLDSNSEQKVQNALLHLMKNRTTFVIAHRLSTIINADLIIILEKGKITGQGTHDELLQSHPLYQKLVSRQMQNHAPAND
- a CDS encoding putative tricarboxylic transport membrane protein (product_source=KO:K07794; cog=COG1714; ko=KO:K07794; pfam=PF07331; superfamily=81665; transmembrane_helix_parts=Inside_1_12,TMhelix_13_35,Outside_36_39,TMhelix_40_58,Inside_59_77,TMhelix_78_109,Outside_110_123,TMhelix_124_146,Inside_147_153), whose product is MILHSLNRKIAVVLFIFAAGYLFLSFQLPEFPYAIVDSDVLPKGLGFLLLFLSISLFFEKSVETEFQKEKRNIKREDFILLLSVLGMILLYILFLEVIGFVLTTIAFLLVMTRRLGYCNWKVNFLVSILFSLTIYFSFNYLLNIYLPQGILPF